One stretch of Cygnus olor isolate bCygOlo1 chromosome 1, bCygOlo1.pri.v2, whole genome shotgun sequence DNA includes these proteins:
- the UCHL3 gene encoding ubiquitin carboxyl-terminal hydrolase isozyme L3, which translates to MEPHRWLPLEANPDVTNQFLKQLGIHPDWQFVDVYGMEPELLSMVPRPVCAVLLLFPITEKYETFRTEEEERIKAKGQDVKSSVYFMKQTINNACGTIGLIHAIANNRDKMNFETNSSLKKFLEDSLSMTPEERAKYLETYEAIRVTHESSAHEGQTEAPSIDEKVDLHFIALVNVGGHLYELDGRKPFPINHGETSDDSFLEDAIEVCKKFMERDPEELRFNAIALSAA; encoded by the exons tttctcaaACAATTAGGTATACATCCTGACTGGCAATTTGTAGATGTCTATGGTATGGAACCAGAACTGCTTAGCATGGTGCCAAGACCTGTATGTGCAGTGCTACTTCTCTTTCCGATAACAGAAAAG TATGAAACCTTCagaacagaagaagaagagagaataaaagCTAAGGGGCAAGATGTCAAATCATCAGTGTATTTCATGAAGCAGACTATCAACAATGCTTGTGGAACAATTGGGTTAATTCATGCTATTGCAAACAACAGAGATAAAATGAACTTTG aaactaatTCATCACTGAAAAAGTTCCTAGAAGATTCATTATCTATGACTCCAGAAGAAAGGGCCAAATATCTAGAAACTTACGAA GCTATTCGTGTCACTCATGAATCCAGTGCCCATGAAGGTCAGACCGag gcACCAAGTATAGATGAAAAAGTAGATCTTCACTTTATTGCATTAGTTAACGTAGGTGGTCATCTCTATGAATTGG ATGGACGCAAGCCATTTCCGATAAACCATGGCGAAACTAGTGATGATTCTTTCCTAGAG gATGCAATAGAGGTTTGCAAGAAATTCATGGAACGTGACCCAGAAGAATTAAGATTTAATGCAATCGCACTGTCTGCAGCTTAA